GCCGCGGGTTGGGGCGCCCTGCGCGCCGTCACCGACCATTGGTTTGAGAGCAAGCAGCCGTTCAAGAACCTCTATGCCATGGTCAAGACCAACCAGAGCAACGGTTTCGATTGTCCGGGCTGCGCCTGGGGCGAATCCCCCGAAAGCGGCATGATCAAGTTCTGTGAGAACGGCGCCAAGGCGGTTAACTGGGAAGCCACCAGCCGTCGCGTGGATGCCGCCTTTTTCGAGAAGTACAGCGTTACCGAATTGTTGCAACAGGATGACTACTGGCTGGAGTTCCAGGGCCGGATCACCGAGCCGATGGTGTATGACCGGCGAACCGATCACTACAAGCCGATGGGTTGGGAGGACGCCTTCGCGTTGATCGCGCGCCATCTCAATGGTCTGGAAAGCCCCAACCAGGCCAGCTTCTATACCTCCGGGCGTGCCAGTAACGAGGCGGCCTATTTATACCAGTTGTTCGTGCGTGCGTTCGGTACCAATAACTTCCCGGATTGCTCGAATATGTGCCACGAGGCCAGCGGCGTGGCCTTGATCGAAAGTATTGGTACCGGCAAGGGCACCGTCACCTTCGCTGATTTCGATAAAGCCGACGCGTTGTTCCTGTTTGGCCAGAACCCGGGCACCAATCATCCGCGTATGCTCGAGCCGATCCGCGATGCGGTGAAACGTGGTGCCCAGGTGGCGGTGTTCAACCCGCTGAAAGAGCGGGGGCTGGAGCGGTTCCAGGCGCCCCAGGATCCGCTGGAAATGCTGACTCAGACCTCTTCACCACTGAACACCGCGTACTTCCGCCCGGCTCTGGGCGGTGACATGGCGGCGGTGCGAGGCATGGTGAAGTGGTTGCTGCAGTGGGACCGGGAAGCCCTGGCCAGCGGCGGCGAAGCAGTGTTTGATCATGACTTCATTGCCCAACACACCGACGGCATGGAGCAATACCTGGCGATGGTGGACGCCACCAGCTGGGAGCAGATCGAGGCTCAATCGGGGATCAGCCGTGACATTCTGGAACAGGCCGCGCGCATTCATCGCGACAGTAAAAGGGTGATTATCTGCTGGGCCATGGGCATTACCCAGCACAAGCATTCAGTGGCAACCGTCCAGGAGATCGCCAATCTGCAATTGCTGCGTGGCCAGTTCGGCGAGGGCGCCGGACTGTGTCCGGTGCGCGGCCATTCCAATGTGCAAGGGGATCGTACCGTGGGCATTGCCGACGAGCCGCCAGCGGCCTTGCTCGACGCCCTGGAAAAACGGTTCGGTTTTACACCGCCGCGTGAGCCCGGATACAACGTGATCACCACGCTGCAGGCGATGGTGGCGGGCAAGATCAAGGTGTTTCTGGCGCTGGGCGGCAATTTCGCCCAGGCCACGCCGGACACGGCGCGCACGCATGAGGCGCTGGGGAGCTGCGAACTGACCGTTCAGATCAGTACCAAGCTGAACCGCAGCCATCTGATATGCGGCAACGAGGCGTTGATCCTGCCATGTCTTGGGCGCACCGACATTGATGAGCAAGCGGACGGCCCGCAGGGCGTCACCGTGGAGGACTCGTTCAGCATGGTGCACCTGTCCCATGGGCAGCTGCGGCCTTTGTCGAAGCAGATGCGGTCCGAGCCGGAGATCATCGCCGGGATCGCCGAAGCCACGCTGGGCAAAACACCGGTGGATTGGCGTGCCCTGGTGGAGAATTACGACCGTATTCGTGATCTGATCCAGGACACCATTCCCGGTTTTGACGACTTCAATGCGCGGCTCAAGGCGCCGGGCGGCTTCTACCTGGGCAACCCCGTCCGCGACCGCCAATGGCAAACGGAATCCGGCCGTGCCCAATTGGTCAGCCACGCACTACCGGCCACTCTGGTGGATGCGGAGACGCTGGCTTCCGGCGCCAAACCGGATCTGGTGCTGCAAACCCTACGCTCCCATGACCAGTACAACACCACCATTTACGGCCTGCATGACCGTTACCGGGGCGTGCACGGCGGCCGCAAGGTGGTGTTCGTCAATCGTGCCGATCTCGAACGCCTGGGATTCCAGCATGGCGACAAGGTCGATGTTGTTTCTCTATGGCGTGATGGCGAGGAACGGCGGGTCAGCGATTTCACGCTGCTGGAGTACGATGTCCCCGCCGGCCAGGCCGCTGCCTATTACCCGGAAACCAATCCGCTGGTGCCCATGGACAGCTATGGCGACGGCAGCTTTACACCCACCTCCAAGCTGATCGCCATCCGCTTGGAGAAAAGCAGCGCCCCGGCGCGTATCGCCTAGAAGGCGACTCGAGGGGCAGGTATCACAGGAAATTAGCAGGAGAGGAGTATGACGGGAAAGGTGTTGCCAATTGAGGGTAGTTGTCGATGTGGCCAGGTCAGGGTGCGCATCGAAGCTCAGCCATTGCTTACCATGGCCTGCCACTGTACCGGGTGTCAGAAGATGAGTGCCGGTGCCTACTCGTTAAGTGCCGCCATCCCCAGCCCGGGTTTCTCGGTGATAAAAGGCGAGCCGGTGATTGGGGGGTTGCACGGCGCATCCCGTCATTATTTTTGTCCGCATTGCATGAGCTGGATGTTTACCCGGCCCGAGGGGATCGAAGAGTTTGTGAATATCCGCCCGGGGATACTTGATCAACCTGTTTGGAGTCAGCCTTTCATTGAGACTTTTACCAGCGAAAAGCTGCCTTGGGTGTCGACACCAGCCAAATACAGCTATGAGCAGTTTCCGCCTTTCGAGGCTTATGGAGGTCTGATCAGGGCGTATGCCGAGGGAAACCAGATGGGAGTTTGATAGAAGGGGACGGGCTTGCTCTATCGAGAAAATGTCGTGGTTAAGGTGGGCTTTTTTGTTTGGGGGGAATATGGAAAAACGTTACCAGGTATTCTTGAGTTCAACATACGAAGATCTTAAGGAAGAACGACTAGAAGTAATGAAGGCCATCTTGGAGCTTGACTGCTTTCCTGTTGGGATGGAGTATTTTCCTGCTGCAAATGAAGATCAATGGACCTATATCTCAGATTTGATAGATCAGTGTGACTATTACATATTGGTTTTGGGCGGAAGATATGGATCAACGGATGAGGAAGGCATTGGGTATACACAAAAAGAGTACGAATATGCAATAGAGAAAGGAATTCCTGTGATTGCATTTGTTCACGCTGACCCAGGGGCCAGGCAACAAAAATATTCCGAAAGTACAGATTTGGGGAGGCGGAAATTCGATCATTTCAGGAGGGTTCTTCGAACGCGCCTTTACAAAGAGTGGAATAACCCCTATGAATTGGGGGCGGTGGTTAGCCGAAGCCTTAGCCAACTGATAAAGAAGAATCCAAGGCCGGGGTGGGTTAGGGCTGATCGGTTAGCATCTGAAGAATCCTATAAAGAAATAGTTCGTTTAAGAAATCTTATAGAAGCTCGAGATAAGGAGCTGGCGCATTTAAGAGTAGAGGCACCAACG
This sequence is a window from Alloalcanivorax dieselolei B5. Protein-coding genes within it:
- a CDS encoding DUF4062 domain-containing protein; translation: MEKRYQVFLSSTYEDLKEERLEVMKAILELDCFPVGMEYFPAANEDQWTYISDLIDQCDYYILVLGGRYGSTDEEGIGYTQKEYEYAIEKGIPVIAFVHADPGARQQKYSESTDLGRRKFDHFRRVLRTRLYKEWNNPYELGAVVSRSLSQLIKKNPRPGWVRADRLASEESYKEIVRLRNLIEARDKELAHLRVEAPTGSGRLAQGEEVFQLEYRATLSDRSKGHRDVDRHERISDMSSHSWDEIFESFAPYLIVDSRESDIKSSLARLVKESSEKKLVRDDPNIELSSFYIPDRVVHKVIVQFTALGMLEVSSEQTDKKTVRLYRLTALGRRHMMEVSAIVSKKDRCSREG
- a CDS encoding FdhF/YdeP family oxidoreductase produces the protein MSDTLPPADRLRFKPYKGPAAGWGALRAVTDHWFESKQPFKNLYAMVKTNQSNGFDCPGCAWGESPESGMIKFCENGAKAVNWEATSRRVDAAFFEKYSVTELLQQDDYWLEFQGRITEPMVYDRRTDHYKPMGWEDAFALIARHLNGLESPNQASFYTSGRASNEAAYLYQLFVRAFGTNNFPDCSNMCHEASGVALIESIGTGKGTVTFADFDKADALFLFGQNPGTNHPRMLEPIRDAVKRGAQVAVFNPLKERGLERFQAPQDPLEMLTQTSSPLNTAYFRPALGGDMAAVRGMVKWLLQWDREALASGGEAVFDHDFIAQHTDGMEQYLAMVDATSWEQIEAQSGISRDILEQAARIHRDSKRVIICWAMGITQHKHSVATVQEIANLQLLRGQFGEGAGLCPVRGHSNVQGDRTVGIADEPPAALLDALEKRFGFTPPREPGYNVITTLQAMVAGKIKVFLALGGNFAQATPDTARTHEALGSCELTVQISTKLNRSHLICGNEALILPCLGRTDIDEQADGPQGVTVEDSFSMVHLSHGQLRPLSKQMRSEPEIIAGIAEATLGKTPVDWRALVENYDRIRDLIQDTIPGFDDFNARLKAPGGFYLGNPVRDRQWQTESGRAQLVSHALPATLVDAETLASGAKPDLVLQTLRSHDQYNTTIYGLHDRYRGVHGGRKVVFVNRADLERLGFQHGDKVDVVSLWRDGEERRVSDFTLLEYDVPAGQAAAYYPETNPLVPMDSYGDGSFTPTSKLIAIRLEKSSAPARIA
- a CDS encoding GFA family protein — translated: MTGKVLPIEGSCRCGQVRVRIEAQPLLTMACHCTGCQKMSAGAYSLSAAIPSPGFSVIKGEPVIGGLHGASRHYFCPHCMSWMFTRPEGIEEFVNIRPGILDQPVWSQPFIETFTSEKLPWVSTPAKYSYEQFPPFEAYGGLIRAYAEGNQMGV